Proteins encoded in a region of the Mucilaginibacter sabulilitoris genome:
- a CDS encoding YdcF family protein, whose translation MNFKKYLFILLSFTVFYTYGQQADPHYKLIGDNIIQTKNYYLLTLLQNNAAAKQLVSNDAELAKLTQTKLDNIKSSLSTCKDALCFTQTVKFSDDEIKTVSERLTSLYKADNALGNLVKQHLIPSGTYMQYQSLSPVQMLVKAWEQDAKAVNYAIEVYAEGRKPNYPAIDSISFNVKSRGYLNLLYDASTTIWDETKHTKLFFIPTMNYALHSLEINERDDAANDEPMILKDNKNAYNRIKTINWAKYKYTMILIPGAGPDVAGVALSAEGMLRCRVAALRYFEGLAPFIMTSGGKVHPYKTKFCEADEMKKYMVEKLHVPESAIFVDPHARHTTTNMRNCVRMIFRYGMPFSKPCITSTDKSQSYFIEHMAGRCEKELGYVPYTLGKRLSETEQEFYPVLQSLQIDADEPLDP comes from the coding sequence ATGAATTTTAAGAAATATCTATTCATACTACTGAGTTTTACCGTTTTTTATACTTACGGTCAACAAGCTGATCCGCATTATAAACTTATCGGCGATAATATTATCCAGACTAAAAATTACTACCTGTTAACATTGTTGCAAAATAACGCTGCTGCGAAACAACTGGTAAGCAATGATGCAGAATTAGCAAAGCTAACACAAACCAAGCTTGATAATATCAAATCATCACTAAGCACCTGTAAAGACGCTTTATGTTTTACTCAAACCGTTAAGTTTAGTGACGACGAAATAAAAACCGTAAGCGAAAGGTTAACCAGTTTGTATAAAGCCGATAACGCTTTGGGCAACCTGGTTAAGCAGCATTTAATACCATCCGGTACTTATATGCAATACCAAAGCTTGTCGCCGGTACAGATGCTGGTTAAGGCCTGGGAACAGGATGCCAAAGCGGTCAATTATGCTATTGAAGTTTATGCCGAAGGCAGAAAACCCAACTATCCGGCTATTGATTCCATCAGTTTTAATGTAAAAAGCAGGGGGTACCTTAACCTGCTTTATGATGCATCAACTACGATATGGGATGAGACCAAACATACTAAATTGTTTTTTATCCCGACTATGAATTATGCTTTGCACAGCCTGGAGATAAATGAAAGGGATGATGCGGCCAATGATGAGCCGATGATTTTGAAGGATAACAAAAACGCTTACAACAGGATAAAAACCATTAACTGGGCAAAGTATAAATATACTATGATACTGATACCCGGCGCCGGGCCTGATGTTGCAGGCGTTGCGTTAAGTGCCGAGGGTATGCTGCGCTGCAGAGTGGCTGCATTAAGATATTTTGAAGGGCTGGCGCCTTTTATCATGACATCCGGCGGTAAAGTACATCCATATAAAACTAAGTTTTGTGAAGCGGATGAAATGAAAAAGTACATGGTCGAAAAACTGCATGTCCCGGAAAGCGCCATTTTTGTTGATCCGCATGCCAGGCATACTACTACCAATATGCGTAATTGTGTACGCATGATATTCCGTTATGGTATGCCTTTCAGCAAGCCATGCATTACATCTACCGATAAATCACAAAGCTATTTTATAGAACACATGGCTGGCAGGTGCGAGAAAGAACTGGGCTATGTGCCATATACTTTGGGCAAACGCCTGTCAGAAACCGAACAGGAGTTTTATCCGGTTCTTCAATCCCTACAGATTGACGCAGACGAGCCGCTTGATCCATAG
- a CDS encoding carboxymuconolactone decarboxylase family protein, which produces MARLKAIDPSEATGKTKELFNTIQGKLGVVPNMMRTMGNSPALLEGYLNLSGALSHGALGAKTGELLALTISENNSCDYCVAAHAYISEKLVHIDASTIENARRASFADVKTEAAFKFANTLLAKKGLVNDSDVDAVKAAGFTDGEIGEIVGHVALNILTNYFNNTADTEVDFPAAKALQPVEA; this is translated from the coding sequence ATGGCACGTTTAAAAGCAATAGATCCAAGCGAAGCAACTGGAAAAACAAAAGAATTATTTAACACTATACAAGGTAAATTAGGCGTGGTACCCAACATGATGCGTACTATGGGTAACTCACCTGCCCTTTTAGAAGGGTATCTTAATTTGAGTGGTGCCCTGTCACATGGTGCACTGGGTGCCAAAACAGGCGAGCTGCTGGCATTAACTATATCAGAAAACAACAGCTGTGATTACTGTGTAGCTGCACATGCTTACATCAGCGAAAAACTGGTACATATTGATGCATCAACTATTGAGAATGCACGTCGTGCCAGCTTCGCCGATGTTAAAACTGAAGCAGCTTTTAAGTTTGCCAATACTTTACTTGCCAAAAAAGGCCTGGTAAATGATAGTGATGTTGATGCTGTAAAAGCCGCCGGCTTTACCGATGGCGAGATTGGCGAAATAGTTGGTCATGTTGCCTTAAACATATTAACCAACTACTTTAACAACACAGCCGATACCGAAGTTGATTTCCCTGCAGCTAAAGCACTGCAACCTGTTGAAGCATAA
- a CDS encoding helix-turn-helix domain-containing protein, with protein sequence MTDIQNTFTMIDPVKGNLAFKLFWFEGNSYFDHLQRNNYFSVIWIKEGSGKLKSDFSEYDFEEDNLLAFTPYQPFMLSTENKLSGVVIQFHPDFFCIHKHHKEVSCSGILFDNIYHPPYVKIDEASAATFNLMLSQIKTEMQNKALAQYEILVSYLKIFLITASRLKSAQQALDQDPDKVNKEPFILHDLKEAIETHYKTKHSASDYADLLNISAKALARVTKAYFNKTISNLIAERIIIEAKRELYLTNKPIKEIAYELGYDDEYYFSRFFKTNVSPQLYRDTVGFGRASA encoded by the coding sequence ATGACAGACATACAGAACACGTTTACAATGATTGACCCGGTTAAGGGAAACCTTGCCTTTAAATTGTTTTGGTTTGAAGGTAATAGTTATTTTGACCATTTACAGCGTAATAATTATTTTTCGGTAATATGGATCAAAGAAGGTTCAGGTAAACTAAAATCTGATTTTTCGGAGTATGATTTCGAGGAAGATAATTTACTTGCGTTTACCCCTTATCAGCCCTTTATGTTGTCGACCGAAAATAAACTAAGCGGCGTAGTTATACAATTCCATCCTGATTTTTTTTGTATCCATAAACATCATAAAGAGGTATCGTGCAGCGGCATTTTGTTCGACAATATTTATCATCCGCCCTATGTTAAAATTGACGAGGCCAGCGCCGCTACTTTTAATTTGATGCTGAGCCAGATAAAGACCGAAATGCAGAATAAGGCACTGGCCCAGTACGAAATATTGGTGTCATACCTTAAAATATTCCTGATTACCGCTTCACGTTTAAAATCAGCACAGCAGGCCCTTGACCAGGACCCAGATAAGGTAAACAAGGAACCTTTTATATTGCACGATTTGAAAGAAGCCATCGAAACGCATTATAAAACTAAACACAGCGCAAGTGATTATGCCGACCTGCTTAATATATCTGCCAAGGCTTTAGCCCGAGTTACTAAGGCCTATTTTAACAAAACCATCAGCAACCTGATTGCCGAGCGCATTATAATTGAAGCTAAACGCGAGTTGTACTTAACCAATAAGCCCATAAAGGAAATAGCCTACGAGCTGGGTTATGATGACGAGTATTATTTCAGCAGATTTTTTAAAACCAATGTGTCGCCGCAATTGTACCGCGACACCGTAGGCTTTGGTCGGGCAAGCGCTTAA
- a CDS encoding DNA-formamidopyrimidine glycosylase family protein, with product MPELPDLQAFSHNLDKKLAGKTLKQVAIINAKKLNVTHKELQDKLEGQKLDKVYREGKELHLKFSEGDVLGLHLMLHGKLFLFESKNENKYAIIELHFSDGDGLVLTDFQGIATPTLNPEDKGAPDALSKEAGVDYLTAKLQKTKTNIKTILLDQKIIRGIGNAYADEILWHAGISPFSAGNKIPADKIKDLVSAIHSVLKDAEKAILHANPDIINGEVRDFMQIHNSKKTHSPKGSEIKIKDGTRKTYYTDEQEMYN from the coding sequence ATGCCCGAATTACCCGATCTGCAAGCATTCAGCCACAATCTTGACAAAAAACTGGCCGGAAAAACACTTAAACAAGTTGCCATTATTAATGCCAAAAAGCTCAATGTAACGCACAAAGAGCTTCAGGATAAGCTGGAAGGTCAAAAGCTGGATAAGGTATATCGTGAGGGCAAAGAGCTACACCTGAAATTTTCTGAAGGCGACGTACTCGGGCTGCATTTGATGCTGCATGGTAAGCTGTTTTTATTTGAGAGCAAAAACGAAAATAAGTACGCCATTATTGAATTACACTTTAGCGACGGCGACGGCCTGGTATTAACAGATTTTCAGGGCATTGCCACCCCAACGCTCAATCCCGAAGATAAGGGAGCACCAGATGCGCTGTCAAAGGAAGCTGGCGTTGATTATTTAACGGCGAAGCTTCAAAAAACCAAAACAAACATTAAAACTATATTGCTTGATCAAAAGATCATCAGGGGTATAGGCAACGCTTATGCTGATGAAATTTTATGGCATGCAGGCATCTCACCGTTTTCGGCCGGTAACAAAATACCCGCTGATAAAATAAAAGATCTGGTTAGCGCCATTCACTCAGTGCTGAAGGATGCAGAAAAGGCTATTCTACATGCCAATCCCGACATCATTAATGGCGAGGTACGGGATTTTATGCAAATCCATAATTCAAAGAAAACGCACAGCCCCAAAGGTTCAGAAATTAAAATAAAAGACGGCACGCGCAAAACATACTATACAGATGAGCAGGAGATGTATAACTAA
- the accD gene encoding acetyl-CoA carboxylase, carboxyltransferase subunit beta, giving the protein MAWFKRELKGIITTTEEKKEAPDGIWNKCPNCKKPLHYSEQVENQYVCHYCGYHLRIGSKEYFAVLFDNNEFTELFPDLVSGDPLHFEDTKKYTDRLTETQFKTGLKDAIRAGAGKIDGQDLVIACMDFNFIGGSMGSVVGEKIARSIDYCIANKVPFLMISKSGGARMMEAAFSLMQMAKTSAKLALLSQAKIPYISLLTDPTTGGVTASYAMLGDINIAEPGALIGFAGPRVIKETIKKDLPKGFQTAEFVQEHGFLDFIVDRREMKEKLASFIKMMAN; this is encoded by the coding sequence ATGGCATGGTTTAAACGAGAGTTGAAAGGGATAATTACGACTACTGAGGAAAAGAAGGAAGCCCCCGATGGTATCTGGAATAAATGCCCTAATTGTAAGAAACCCCTGCATTATTCTGAGCAGGTTGAAAATCAATATGTTTGCCACTATTGTGGCTATCACCTGCGCATTGGTTCAAAAGAATATTTCGCGGTACTGTTTGATAATAACGAATTTACCGAGTTGTTTCCTGATCTGGTATCAGGCGACCCGTTACATTTTGAAGATACAAAAAAATATACCGACAGGTTAACTGAAACCCAGTTTAAAACCGGGTTAAAAGACGCTATACGTGCCGGTGCAGGCAAAATTGACGGGCAGGACCTGGTAATTGCCTGTATGGATTTTAATTTCATAGGTGGTTCAATGGGATCAGTAGTGGGTGAAAAGATAGCCCGTTCTATTGATTATTGTATCGCTAACAAAGTTCCGTTCCTGATGATATCAAAATCAGGAGGCGCCCGCATGATGGAAGCGGCCTTCTCTTTAATGCAGATGGCTAAAACATCGGCCAAGCTGGCTTTATTATCGCAGGCTAAAATACCTTATATATCTTTACTTACCGATCCGACAACCGGTGGTGTAACCGCATCATACGCCATGCTGGGCGATATTAATATTGCTGAACCAGGCGCACTGATAGGTTTTGCCGGCCCAAGGGTTATTAAAGAAACTATTAAGAAAGATCTTCCCAAAGGTTTCCAGACTGCAGAGTTTGTGCAGGAACATGGTTTCCTTGATTTTATTGTTGATCGTAGGGAAATGAAAGAAAAATTGGCGTCGTTTATTAAAATGATGGCTAATTAA
- the fbaA gene encoding class II fructose-bisphosphate aldolase encodes MDLKNYKGVLHGDQVQELFEVAKKHQFALPAVNVIGTNTINAVMETAKLVNSPVIIQLSNGGAQFYAGKSLDNSKLQACILGAVSAAKHVHLLAEHYGIAVILHTDHAAMKFLPWIDGLLDHGEKFFAETGKPLFSSHMLDLSEEPLEENIEISAKYLARMAKMGMTLEIELGVTGGEEDGVDNSDVDSSRLYTQPEDVAYSYEHLSKVSPRFTVAAAFGNVHGVYKPGNVKLQPVILHNSQEYVKKHFGLTAEKPINFVFHGGSGSTQEEIREAISYGAIKMNIDTDMQWAYWEGIKDYYKSKEGYLQHQIGNPEGEDSPNKKYYDPRVWLRKGEESFVKRLSAAFEDLNCVDVNSKL; translated from the coding sequence ATGGATTTAAAAAATTATAAAGGTGTTCTGCACGGCGATCAGGTGCAGGAACTATTTGAAGTAGCTAAAAAGCATCAGTTTGCTTTACCCGCAGTAAACGTTATAGGTACAAATACCATTAACGCGGTTATGGAAACAGCTAAGCTGGTAAATTCCCCCGTAATTATCCAGTTATCAAATGGCGGCGCGCAATTTTATGCCGGTAAATCATTGGATAATTCAAAGCTTCAGGCTTGTATTTTAGGTGCTGTATCAGCAGCAAAACACGTTCATTTACTTGCTGAGCACTATGGTATTGCGGTAATTTTACATACCGACCACGCTGCAATGAAGTTTTTACCATGGATAGATGGTTTGCTTGATCATGGCGAAAAATTCTTTGCCGAAACAGGTAAGCCGCTTTTCTCGTCGCACATGCTTGACCTTTCTGAAGAGCCTTTAGAAGAAAATATCGAAATTTCTGCAAAATACCTGGCACGCATGGCCAAAATGGGTATGACACTGGAAATTGAATTAGGCGTAACCGGAGGTGAAGAAGATGGTGTTGACAACTCTGATGTTGACAGCTCACGTTTATATACCCAACCGGAGGATGTTGCTTATTCTTATGAGCACCTTTCAAAGGTTAGTCCGCGTTTTACAGTGGCCGCCGCTTTTGGTAACGTGCATGGCGTTTATAAACCAGGTAACGTTAAATTGCAGCCGGTAATTTTACATAACTCACAGGAGTATGTTAAAAAACATTTTGGTTTAACCGCCGAAAAACCGATCAACTTTGTATTCCACGGTGGTTCTGGTTCAACCCAGGAAGAGATCCGCGAAGCCATTTCTTATGGTGCCATTAAAATGAATATTGACACCGATATGCAATGGGCATACTGGGAAGGGATAAAAGATTACTATAAATCAAAAGAAGGTTACCTGCAGCACCAGATTGGTAACCCTGAAGGTGAAGATTCTCCGAACAAAAAATATTATGATCCGCGTGTATGGTTACGCAAGGGCGAAGAAAGCTTTGTTAAAAGGTTATCAGCAGCCTTTGAAGACCTTAATTGCGTTGATGTGAACAGCAAGTTATAA
- a CDS encoding GNAT family N-acetyltransferase has translation MPTNLKVEKVTEQAELDKVFAVRREVFVVEQHCPPELEWEFEEESNHFLATVDDEPAGACRWRKTDKGYKLERFAVLQKFRGFGIGQALVQAVLNDLPADAGYVYLHAQVQAVSLYEKFNFEKTGPEFEEAGIRHYKMIRK, from the coding sequence ATGCCCACAAACTTAAAAGTAGAAAAAGTAACTGAACAAGCCGAGCTGGATAAAGTATTTGCCGTAAGGCGTGAAGTTTTTGTAGTTGAACAGCATTGCCCACCCGAGCTGGAATGGGAGTTTGAAGAAGAATCAAATCATTTTTTAGCCACAGTTGATGATGAACCGGCAGGAGCATGCCGTTGGAGAAAGACTGACAAGGGGTATAAATTAGAACGTTTTGCCGTGCTGCAAAAATTCCGGGGATTTGGAATAGGGCAGGCCCTGGTACAGGCGGTGTTAAATGATTTGCCTGCCGATGCCGGTTATGTTTATCTGCATGCACAGGTACAGGCTGTATCGCTGTACGAAAAATTCAATTTTGAAAAAACAGGTCCAGAGTTTGAGGAAGCCGGCATCAGGCATTATAAAATGATCAGAAAATAA
- a CDS encoding low affinity iron permease family protein, with protein MKIPKKKNLFERFANWATIATGSSAAFITAISVIIVWGVTGPIFKYSDTWQLIINTGTTIVTFLMVFLIQKSQNKDSKAIHLKLNELLASHQGASNRMVDIEDITEKELDQLHKFYVQLAALAEQEDDLTCTHSIDAAQENHTSKLEILKTKPHYNAHKLKSRKSN; from the coding sequence ATGAAAATCCCGAAAAAGAAAAATTTATTTGAACGTTTTGCCAATTGGGCAACTATTGCCACCGGAAGCTCCGCTGCATTTATAACAGCTATATCTGTTATTATTGTATGGGGTGTTACGGGGCCTATATTTAAATATTCTGATACCTGGCAACTCATTATCAATACAGGCACAACTATCGTAACCTTCCTGATGGTTTTCCTGATCCAGAAATCGCAGAACAAAGATTCAAAGGCCATACATTTAAAGCTAAATGAACTATTGGCCTCGCACCAGGGAGCCAGTAACCGTATGGTTGATATTGAGGATATTACCGAGAAAGAACTTGACCAGCTGCATAAGTTTTATGTACAGCTGGCCGCATTGGCCGAACAAGAGGACGATTTGACCTGTACGCACTCTATTGATGCCGCGCAGGAAAACCACACCAGTAAATTGGAAATACTAAAAACTAAACCGCATTATAATGCCCACAAACTTAAAAGTAGAAAAAGTAACTGA
- a CDS encoding pyridoxamine 5'-phosphate oxidase family protein: MNYSKIAFTDAVKSFQERYGSRASYSRMEAHRYSDGFTESETEFIAHQDNFYMATISESGYPYIQFRGGPRGFLKVLDQETLGFVDFGGNKQYISTGNLATNNKVSLFLLDQAAKARLKIFAEASVLSIEDNTELFDKLAPADYKFKPERIILFKVKGYDWNCPQHITARYTLEEIQDEFTAQHEYINKLRTENAALKAQLQKNK, translated from the coding sequence ATGAACTATTCAAAAATTGCATTTACCGATGCTGTAAAAAGTTTCCAGGAGCGATATGGCAGCCGGGCAAGTTACAGCCGCATGGAGGCACATCGGTACAGCGACGGCTTTACCGAAAGTGAAACCGAGTTTATAGCCCATCAGGATAATTTTTATATGGCTACCATCAGCGAAAGCGGTTATCCGTATATCCAGTTTCGCGGCGGCCCAAGGGGGTTTCTGAAAGTACTTGATCAGGAAACATTGGGCTTTGTTGATTTTGGCGGTAATAAGCAATATATATCAACCGGTAATTTAGCTACCAATAATAAGGTATCACTGTTCCTGCTTGACCAGGCCGCCAAAGCGAGGTTAAAAATATTTGCCGAGGCCAGCGTGTTATCTATAGAGGATAATACCGAACTTTTTGATAAACTTGCTCCTGCTGACTATAAATTCAAACCCGAAAGAATTATTTTGTTCAAGGTAAAAGGCTATGATTGGAATTGTCCGCAACATATAACCGCCAGATATACACTGGAAGAAATTCAGGATGAATTTACGGCGCAGCATGAATATATTAATAAATTAAGAACAGAAAATGCGGCGCTTAAAGCGCAACTACAAAAAAATAAATGA
- a CDS encoding winged helix DNA-binding domain-containing protein, translating into MKDHHLASLRIYNQQIHNPQFKTPEDVVKYMVAMQAQDYAGAKWAIGLRMKIANENFIEQAIGDGKILRTHLLRPTWHFVLPQDIRWILNLTAPRIKAANAGMYKKFGVDDAIFNKSNNTLAKALEGDKQLTRPELVDVLQKAGIATDELRFTMLLMQAELDQVICSGKRVGKQFTYALLDDRAPAYSPLKHEEALTKLAAGYFNSRGPATVHDFAAWSGLTVTDATTGLENIKAGLINEVIEGKTYWMPDHEDLIIPKNPKAHLLPMYDEFAIAYKHRDALVKPPYLEQARHVIFEQPIIVDDQVVGTWRRTLKKTTADITLNLFGKLNKTQTKAVETAITRYQKFLF; encoded by the coding sequence ATGAAAGATCACCACCTGGCCAGCCTGCGAATCTATAATCAGCAAATTCATAACCCGCAGTTTAAAACGCCCGAAGATGTTGTAAAATACATGGTGGCTATGCAAGCCCAGGACTACGCCGGCGCAAAATGGGCCATAGGACTGCGGATGAAAATCGCAAACGAAAACTTTATTGAGCAAGCCATAGGTGATGGTAAAATATTGCGCACGCACCTGTTAAGGCCAACATGGCATTTTGTTTTACCCCAGGATATACGCTGGATACTTAACCTTACTGCCCCGCGTATCAAAGCCGCCAATGCCGGTATGTATAAAAAATTCGGAGTAGATGATGCTATATTTAATAAAAGCAATAATACCCTGGCAAAAGCGCTGGAGGGCGATAAGCAGCTTACCCGCCCCGAACTTGTTGATGTATTGCAAAAAGCGGGAATTGCCACAGATGAGTTGAGGTTTACCATGCTGTTGATGCAGGCCGAACTTGACCAGGTAATATGCAGCGGCAAGCGTGTAGGAAAACAGTTTACCTATGCCTTGCTTGATGATCGCGCACCAGCCTACTCTCCATTAAAACATGAAGAAGCACTGACTAAACTCGCAGCTGGGTATTTCAATAGCCGGGGTCCGGCAACCGTACATGATTTTGCAGCCTGGAGCGGGCTCACCGTCACTGATGCCACTACCGGTCTGGAAAATATAAAAGCAGGACTTATTAATGAAGTTATAGAAGGCAAAACATATTGGATGCCTGATCATGAGGACTTAATTATTCCTAAAAATCCGAAAGCTCATTTACTACCCATGTATGATGAGTTTGCTATTGCCTATAAACATCGCGATGCCCTTGTTAAACCTCCATATTTAGAACAGGCACGCCACGTTATTTTTGAGCAACCTATAATAGTTGACGACCAGGTAGTTGGTACATGGCGACGAACCCTTAAAAAAACAACTGCCGATATTACATTAAACCTATTCGGCAAACTTAATAAGACCCAAACTAAAGCTGTTGAAACGGCTATTACCCGGTACCAGAAATTCTTATTTTGA